agtttttgaaaaacttatttatcgtcctcataaggattaaattgattcaaaatgcatagagaatatactagtattattatgcaagttgatggctagaattgaaactcttgaagagttttcaaaaggcaatagattatttgcttaaagaagttgaagtaaggaacttgcagaaatctTTGACTCTAAAGGAAAGATTTATAAAAGGAGataacataaatcatatttcgTCAAAGTTTTTCTACACTCATGAGCTTCCAAGAATGGTGATTTCAATATGTAAGAGGTCTATTCAAGTAATACTATAGTTGATTTAGTTACCATGTCCTTACCAACTATAACTTTCAAGAAGATAAGCACAAGTTTGAAAATTGAAGATTTCAGTCTGCTGGCACTTAGAAACTTGCTGAACATAAACTAGTTATTGGTATAGTTCAATTTTGAAAGGCCAATAACTAGTTTATGTTTAGCAAGTTTCTAAGTGCCAGCAGACAGAACATTGTTTTCAGTAATGTTTGTTTTTGCAAATTTAGTTTTATACCTTTTGTAGGTATACACATGGTGAATATACTAAAGGAAATGGAAGGCCAAGATTGACCCgattctttttgtaatttttaattgCAATATTTTGAATACTATGCTCTTCTGTTAATGAATGATATTGGTCTGTGTTTACTGAGGTGTCTCgttattttatgcatttttacTTATGATTAGTGTTGTCCAAGCGATCATGAGTTTGCTTGAACTGCATTTTACCAACCTGGTTTGCTGTTTTACttttttatgatgtcaaaaAAGGGAAAACTGTTAAGGCTAAACTCGGTAAGTCAGTTTGTTTTGGAAGAACGTGATCATGTTGATAAGGGGAACGAGTGTTGataaaggaaaaagaagttGAGTAAGTTTgtcatcattaaaaaaaaggcTATTTTGAGCTCATTCGGTAGTTTTGATGATATAACAAACTATGAAATCTAATAAGGGACTAGCTCGATCCCACGAGAGACTAATAGTTTATTTACGTGAAAAGGACAGCTGTAAGAAGCTACAACCTGCAACTCTTCAGTAAATTTGCGCAAAATTCCACTAAGAGAAACTATGATCCATTTAAGTATGAGGTAGGAGGATTTTCTTGGTCATTAATATGATGTCcgaaattatatttcaattggATCAAGTGAGCATATTGTGAGAGATCAGTTGTTAATTGTGGCAACAACTAGACAATCGAAGAGCAAACCATCTATAAATTGTTGAATTAGAGATTCATTGATTCGATATTGAGGTATGGGAGTCCTTGGTACGCAGACGAGTCATGTACAAGAGATATCGATCATATGTATGAGTAAGAAAACATTGGAGAAAGCATAACCGTTAATAAGTAAGACATGAACTGCAAGATCTAATAGGAATGTGTTTGATCAAATACTCTATTATAACTGGAAATCTGTTTGCCCCGCCTGCTGTCATTTGGCGAACCAGAATTCATTTGGTGTTCATAAAGGTGCATTATCCACAGAGAATGAATCAACTTCATACGAACACACAAACGTTTCATCCAAATAGAGAAACAGAAGGAAGAATCAGACAACAGAAATGTCGATAAACCATATGATCCCAACTAAGAAAACAGCTCATTTCATGCCTAAACGAAAAGTAACACACAATATACATATCGCGATATTTCCTGTTTTGATCATTCGCTGCTCAATTATTAGAATTCAACACAAATTGTTTAAACCTTTCAATATCActaaagaatggaattttcaaAAGCTCCTTAGCAGTTGGCCTTTCATCTGGATTCTCTTTAAGACAAGAAAGAACCATCTCCTCAAACTCCCGCGAAAACACCCTTTTGTTTCGTTTAGCAAAATCCATCACTTTCTTGAGTTTCCTATCCCTCTTGATGATCATCTTTTCAAGTGATTTTGGAAATTTCTTCTTCTCCCTTAACTTGTTAATTATATAATCGAAGTCTGTCCGATTCTTCACAGGTAAATTCCCATACACCAATTCCAGTGCTGTTATTCCCAATAGCCATATATCAGATTTTGCTCCTCTGTTGTCCTCATTTTCACTACCAAACACCTCTGGTGCAGCACCCCATATAGAAATACTCTTCGAATTCAAAAACGAACTATCTTCTACACGATTACAATCTGGGGGTTCGGAATCATAAACAGATGTTTCAAATGCTAACTTGATCGACAAAGCTTTAGTATAATAGTGGATGTTAACAAAGATATCTCCTGCATTCAAACTATTATGAGGCGTGGGTTTGTGGAAAACATGAAGTTCGTCTCGTAGACCAATAAGTACTTGTTTAAGAACAACAGGAATGAGATTCTCTGGCAATTTCTTTTCAGGACGGGTGGAGAGAATAGAACGAAGCGATCCTTCAGACATATATGGCAAACAAACGCATAACAAATTCGTAGTAATGAAAGTTTTCCTGCTTCGAATTATGTGGGGATTCTCAAAAAGAGCAA
The sequence above is a segment of the Solanum lycopersicum chromosome 10, SLM_r2.1 genome. Coding sequences within it:
- the LOC101258310 gene encoding serine/threonine-protein kinase BLUS1-like — protein: MEIASDIGGIATQTTKAINTSSSSSLCRPYKPKSTFSELLLQEKINSRNPFTPRMEIGSSSKQPDDNGGINTSSSSSLRLPHKPKFTFSELLCKEKISSRRTFTRRMEIGSSSTTVDAKIGSSRSIVAEIGSDRSNISMDFAATLNQPRLEQTITDPDTKDTYFLNLEIGSFSNGNCPVYRAVFSKYTDQVGKALPYDHVTLKIINMNLHENEFNLIRSQSHTRIALFENPHIIRSRKTFITTNLLCVCLPYMSEGSLRSILSTRPEKKLPENLIPVVLKQVLIGLRDELHVFHKPTPHNSLNAGDIFVNIHYYTKALSIKLAFETSVYDSEPPDCNRVEDSSFLNSKSISIWGAAPEVFGSENEDNRGAKSDIWLLGITALELVYGNLPVKNRTDFDYIINKLREKKKFPKSLEKMIIKRDRKLKKVMDFAKRNKRVFSREFEEMVLSCLKENPDERPTAKELLKIPFFSDIERFKQFVLNSNN